The DNA segment TCCCCCCAGTATCCAAGTTCCAAGGGCAGATACCAGAAAACCAATCATCAGGATGTACTTTGGATCTAATCTGGATGAGAGTTTGGCACCCAGGAGTGAAAACACCAGTATGGTGATGGATGCCGGTAGAAGGGCCAGTCCTGTCATGAATGCATCTAAGTGGGTTACCTGCTGCAGAAACACTGGGATTATGAAGAGAAAACCTGCAAGGGGTATCTGCTGTATTACGGAGTTTATATTTCCCAGTCCAAAGATACGGTTTTTTAGAAGGGATATGTCAGAAAGGGGTTCCAGACCCTGGTTGATCCTTCTCCTCTGCCATAACAGGAATAACACAAAGAGAATGGAACCTGAAACCACAAGCACAGATACGTAAGCCCAGTTTTGCGGCTTGCTTAAAAGTAGGATACCCAGAACTATTAAAACCAGGGACACTATGGACAATATGGTCCCCACCACGTCCAGATCTTTCCATTTAAGGGTTGGTTGGGATTCTGTAAGGTAACGTCGGAAGATCAGTATTGCAGCAACGAAAATCAGTTCAGAACCAAATACCAGCCTCCATGTGAAATAGGTGGTGAATACTCCCCCAACTATTGGGCCTATGGCAGCGCCCATGGCCGCAATACCTCCCCATATCCCAAAGGCAGTGATTTTATCCTTGCCTTCATAACTGGCCCCTACAATGGTTGTGGTGGCCGGTAACATCAGTGCAGCACCAATACCCTCTAAAACTGCCCATCCAAGAAGCAACATAGGTGCATTGATGCTTAACGTTG comes from the Methanobacterium aggregans genome and includes:
- a CDS encoding MFS transporter — encoded protein: MGEDQYKWGVVIVACLAVFIIVLDSSAMNVAITALVKDLNTTLSMIQAIIALYALIIASFMLLGSKLQDILGRKKTFLTGLFIYASGTTIATLSINAPMLLLGWAVLEGIGAALMLPATTTIVGASYEGKDKITAFGIWGGIAAMGAAIGPIVGGVFTTYFTWRLVFGSELIFVAAILIFRRYLTESQPTLKWKDLDVVGTILSIVSLVLIVLGILLLSKPQNWAYVSVLVVSGSILFVLFLLWQRRRINQGLEPLSDISLLKNRIFGLGNINSVIQQIPLAGFLFIIPVFLQQVTHLDAFMTGLALLPASITILVFSLLGAKLSSRLDPKYILMIGFLVSALGTWILGGTFNINTQIADIVPGTIVFGVGVGLLLSQLTNLTMSAARSDQESDAAGFLNAFKNLGYSMGTALIGVLLLLGVFWGLTSSIESSGLAGNMTTQEIHDSLFDYVEKMQTTSPENIPANLVPQVTQMVDSTISSAMQMTFNVLALIFFLGFVTSIFIPSRKKTTKLIR